Proteins found in one Pelorhabdus rhamnosifermentans genomic segment:
- a CDS encoding YdcF family protein gives MFYLIKFLYTAVILPPGIFILLLAALSVWSWRKKQPVSKFLVFITVIFYVCSTGIMSNSAIRFLESQYVPSSEVTGDVIIMLGGGATLDTPNIEGKGHLSGFAANRLLTAAQLYYKLKIPIIVSGGRVFETTGKEAEIARATLLQLGVPADHIIIEDQSTNTTENARFSKEKIQQYHFEQPILVTSAFHMPRAVKQFEKVGVTVQAFPTDYQTNVQGNWDFRQWWPTADGLYNLSLAIKEYVGLIVVRWY, from the coding sequence TGTAATTTTGCCACCAGGCATTTTTATCCTGCTTTTAGCTGCTTTATCTGTCTGGTCTTGGCGTAAAAAACAGCCTGTCAGCAAATTTTTGGTCTTTATTACGGTCATTTTTTATGTGTGCAGTACAGGAATAATGAGTAATAGCGCGATTCGTTTCCTTGAAAGTCAGTATGTTCCTTCTTCCGAAGTTACGGGTGATGTTATTATTATGCTTGGTGGTGGGGCGACACTTGACACCCCGAATATAGAAGGAAAAGGACATTTATCAGGATTTGCCGCCAATCGGTTGCTTACAGCGGCTCAGTTATATTATAAACTAAAGATCCCCATTATTGTTTCAGGAGGGCGAGTGTTTGAAACAACAGGCAAGGAAGCCGAAATTGCCCGTGCCACACTGCTACAGTTAGGGGTGCCTGCTGATCACATTATTATTGAAGATCAAAGCACGAATACAACAGAAAATGCCCGATTTAGCAAAGAAAAAATCCAGCAATACCATTTTGAGCAGCCTATTTTGGTCACGTCGGCCTTTCATATGCCACGGGCTGTGAAGCAATTTGAAAAAGTGGGGGTTACTGTTCAGGCTTTTCCGACTGACTATCAGACGAATGTTCAGGGTAACTGGGATTTCCGTCAATGGTGGCCAACGGCGGATGGATTGTACAATCTATCCTTAGCGATTAAGGAATATGTCGGACTCATTGTTGTACGCTGGTATTAG